The genomic interval TTGAACAGCATGCCGCGAATCGACGCCGAGTTGGCGAGCCGGACGGTCTGCTGGTGATGCCGGAGGCCCAGCGAGCGCAGGGTGCGCCGCATGGTCTCCGAGTGGCCGATCTCCGAGCGGATCTGTTTCACAGCCAGGGTGCCCGCCTCCGCCTCGGCTGGAATCGTGGCGGCGTGATATTCGGGGCCCTGACGCCCCACGACCGGATTGCGACCCATGATCAGGCCCCCTGCCGCGGCTTGTAGGCGATCTGGTCGAACTCGACCCCGCGCTCGCGCGCCACCTGACGTACGGAGACCAGCTGGCCCAGGCCGTTCATCGTGGCCCGCACCATGTTGTGCGCGTTGGACGAGCCGAGGCTCTTGGTCAGAATGTCGGTGATTCCGGCGCATTCCAGCACCGCGCGCACCGGCCCGCCGGCAATGACGCCGGTTCCGGTGGCCGCCGGCTTGAGCAGGACCCGGCCGGCGCCGTGCTTGCCCAGGACCTCGTGCGGGATGGTGGAGCCGGTCTTGGGCAGCTCGACCATCGACCGCTTGGCCGCCTCGACCGCCTTGCGGACCGCCTCGGAGACCTCGTTGGCCTTGCCGGTGGCGATGCCCACCTTGGTCTTGCCGTCACCCACCGCGACCAGGGCGTTGAACGAGAACCGCCGGCCACCTTTCACCACCTTGGCCACCCGGTTGATCGCGATGACGTTCTCGACATGGTCGCTCTGGTGGTCGCGGTCGCCGCGGTCGCGCCGCGGGCCGCGCCCGCCGCCACTCCGCTCGCCTCCACCCCGCCCGCCCCGCCCGCGCGGTCGGTCGGTGCCGGCCGGCCGCTCGGCAACGCCCGGCCCGTCGGCGGGATTGCCCGTCTGCGCGGCGGTGCCTTCCGACCCTGGCCCGCTGTGGGAGCCCGGCCCGCTCTGAGTGGTGCCTGCCGTCTCTTCAGCCATTTAAAACTCCAATCCACCTTCGCGCGCGCCGTCGGCGACGGCCTGCACGCGACCATGGTAACGGTAACCCGCACGGTCGAACACCACCTTGGTGACCCCGGCCGCCTTGGCCTTCTCTGCCAGCAGCTTGCCCACCGCCTTGCCCCGGCTCACCTTCCCGGCGCCCTCGGCCTGGATGCCCTCGCTGGCGTCGCTGACGCCGAGCAGGGTCACGCCGAGATCGTCGTTGACCAGCTGGGCGTAGATGTGCTTGAGCGAACGGAACACCACGAGCCGCGGCCGCTCGGCGGTGCCCGCCAGCCGACGGCGCACCCGCAGGTGGCGGCGATAGCGCAGATCGGTGCGGGTCTTGGGCGCGTGAATGGTGCGCATGCTTACTTGGCTCCTGTCTTGCCGGCCTTGCGGCGGACCTGCTCACCCTGATAGCGAATGCCCTTGCCCTTGTATGGCTCGGGCGGGCGGACGGCACGGAGCTCGGCCGCGACCTGCCCCACGGCCTCCTTGTCGGCGCCTTCGATCTTGACCGTGGTGTTGCCCTCCACCGAGATCTTGATTCCCTTCGGCGCCTCGTACTTGACCGGGTGGGAGTAGCCCACCACCAGGTTGACGCCGTACGGCTTGGCCTCCGCCTTGTACCCCACGCCCTGGATCTCCAGCGTCTTGACGAAGCCCTTGGACACCCCGTCGACCATGTTCTGCACCAGGGTGCGGGTGAGTCCGTGCAGCGCCTTGTGCCGCTTGTCCTCGCTGGGCCGGGCTACCGTGAGGACGCCCTTGTCGAAGGCGAGCTGCATCTCGGGATGCAGGGTCCGCCGGAGCTCGCCCCGGGGTCCCTTCACCGCGACGGTCTGCCCCTGCAGCTCGAGATTCACGCCCTTGGGCAGGGTGACCGGCTTCTTGCCGATGCGCGACATGGCGGCCTCCTACCAGACCACGGCGAGCAGCTCGCCGCCGAGGTTGGCGGTACGGGCCTCGCGGTCGGTCATCAACCCCTTGGGTGTCGAGACGATCGCCATGCCGAGCCCATTCTTGACCCGCGGGAGCTCACGGCACTTGACGTAGCGCCGGAGGCCGGGCGTCGAGACGCGCCGCATCTCCCGGATGACCGGGAGCTCGTTGTGATACTTCAGGTACAACCGCAGGACGCCGTGGGCGCCGTCATCGAGGATCTTGAAATCCGCGATGTAGTGGTTGTCACGCAGCAGCCGGGCCACCTCGGCCTTCAGCTTGGACACCGGCATGTCGACGCGCCGATGGCCCGCCGAGCAGGCGTTCCGGATGCGAGTGAGCATATCCGCGACAGGATCTGTCAGGCTCATTCCCTATGTCCCCTTACCAGCTGGCCTTGCGCACGCCCGGGATTT from Gemmatimonadales bacterium carries:
- the rplR gene encoding 50S ribosomal protein L18, translating into MRTIHAPKTRTDLRYRRHLRVRRRLAGTAERPRLVVFRSLKHIYAQLVNDDLGVTLLGVSDASEGIQAEGAGKVSRGKAVGKLLAEKAKAAGVTKVVFDRAGYRYHGRVQAVADGAREGGLEF
- the rplF gene encoding 50S ribosomal protein L6, which gives rise to MSRIGKKPVTLPKGVNLELQGQTVAVKGPRGELRRTLHPEMQLAFDKGVLTVARPSEDKRHKALHGLTRTLVQNMVDGVSKGFVKTLEIQGVGYKAEAKPYGVNLVVGYSHPVKYEAPKGIKISVEGNTTVKIEGADKEAVGQVAAELRAVRPPEPYKGKGIRYQGEQVRRKAGKTGAK
- the rpmD gene encoding 50S ribosomal protein L30, which produces MGRNPVVGRQGPEYHAATIPAEAEAGTLAVKQIRSEIGHSETMRRTLRSLGLRHHQQTVRLANSASIRGMLFKVRHLVEVTPVEER
- the rpsH gene encoding 30S ribosomal protein S8, producing the protein MSLTDPVADMLTRIRNACSAGHRRVDMPVSKLKAEVARLLRDNHYIADFKILDDGAHGVLRLYLKYHNELPVIREMRRVSTPGLRRYVKCRELPRVKNGLGMAIVSTPKGLMTDREARTANLGGELLAVVW